A genome region from Burkholderiales bacterium includes the following:
- a CDS encoding IS3 family transposase produces the protein KADVFDYIERFYNPRRRHSTLGYVSPMEFENQMQLA, from the coding sequence AAGGCCGACGTATTTGATTATATTGAGCGCTTCTATAACCCGCGGCGCCGGCATTCGACGCTCGGATATGTGAGCCCGATGGAGTTCGAAAACCAGATGCAATTAGCTTAG
- a CDS encoding DpnI domain-containing protein: MRTKKQQLGDFGEEIVVKRCACPHCKRKGTLKCLPNNFKCADVICDFCGYLAQVKAARVKNIEKLPKQLLGAAWAPQHARMKAGIYFSLFIVLIRQRLSAIYYLAADLQFPDMFLPRKPLSRTARKAGWRGFRYDLTTVSGQGVVRIA, from the coding sequence ATGCGGACAAAAAAACAGCAACTAGGCGACTTCGGAGAGGAGATTGTTGTGAAGCGCTGCGCCTGTCCGCACTGTAAGCGCAAGGGAACACTGAAGTGTCTACCAAATAATTTTAAATGTGCCGATGTAATCTGTGATTTTTGTGGTTATCTTGCCCAAGTTAAAGCAGCGCGAGTCAAAAATATTGAGAAACTACCAAAACAACTATTAGGGGCGGCATGGGCCCCGCAGCATGCGCGGATGAAAGCTGGAATCTATTTCTCGCTGTTCATTGTCCTTATCCGACAACGATTGTCTGCGATCTATTATCTTGCTGCCGACTTGCAGTTTCCGGATATGTTCTTACCGAGAAAGCCCCTGAGTCGTACGGCAAGGAAAGCTGGATGGCGGGGGTTCCGTTACGATTTGACCACCGTTTCTGGCCAAGGGGTCGTCCGAATTGCCTGA
- a CDS encoding helix-turn-helix domain-containing protein has translation MELRLIKTKREYQAALKEVEALWDAPEGSKDADRLEVLVLLIEAYEAKHYPIPAPEPIDFLHHVMESRGLTRKDLETYIGSRARVAEVLNRVRPLSLDMVRRLSAGLKIPSDVLIRRYPLERAA, from the coding sequence ATGGAACTGCGACTGATTAAGACTAAACGTGAATATCAGGCTGCGCTGAAGGAAGTCGAAGCGCTTTGGGATGCACCCGAAGGCTCGAAGGATGCTGATCGCCTCGAAGTGCTCGTGCTTTTAATCGAAGCCTACGAAGCAAAGCACTATCCGATTCCTGCTCCCGAGCCGATAGACTTTCTACATCATGTAATGGAATCGCGGGGGCTCACGCGCAAAGACCTTGAAACCTACATCGGGTCACGTGCACGTGTGGCGGAAGTGCTGAATCGGGTACGACCGCTTTCGTTGGATATGGTCAGGCGGCTTTCGGCAGGATTGAAAATCCCAAGCGATGTGCTGATTCGGCGATACCCACTGGAGCGTGCTGCTTAG
- a CDS encoding AbrB/MazE/SpoVT family DNA-binding domain-containing protein, with amino-acid sequence MQKLSRNVELKIVPIGNSRGVRLPKTIIDKYAIKDSVVLEERQEGLLLRSKTDKRLSWEETFKEMAHEHEDWSDLDVTLTDGLNQGDKW; translated from the coding sequence ATGCAAAAACTGTCTCGCAACGTCGAACTCAAAATTGTGCCAATCGGCAACTCGCGCGGCGTGCGACTGCCAAAAACAATTATCGATAAATACGCCATCAAAGATTCGGTTGTGCTCGAAGAGCGTCAGGAAGGGCTGCTTCTGCGCAGCAAAACGGACAAGCGGCTGTCATGGGAAGAAACCTTCAAGGAAATGGCGCACGAACACGAAGACTGGAGCGATCTTGACGTTACGCTCACCGATGGGCTCAATCAAGGAGACAAATGGTAA